A part of bacterium genomic DNA contains:
- the atpA gene encoding F0F1 ATP synthase subunit alpha codes for MALRPEEVSSVIAKEIGQYQSKLEMESVGTVLQVGDGIARVWGLEDAMMSELVTFPGDIMGLVLNLEEDNVGCAIFGSDRHIKEGDTVRRTGRVASVPVGDALIGRVVNPLGQPLDNNGPIVTDQFRNLEVNAPTVIDRQPVKEPVQTGLKAIDSMIPIGRGQRELIIGDRQTGKTAVAVDTIINQRDTDIFCIYVAVGQKASTVAQVVEIFRKHGAMDYTTVVVASATDPAPLQFIAPYAGVTMGEHLMVQGKHVLCVYDDLSKHAVAYRQLSLLLRRPPGREAYPGDVFYLHSRLLERAAKLSDEKGGGSLTALPIIETQAGDVTAYIPTNVISITDGQIFLESDLFYSGVRPAINVGISVSRVGGNAQTKAMKKVAGSLRLDLAQYRALAAFAQFGSDLDEVTRRQLTRGERMVELLKQGQYVPMPVEDQVIVIWAAGKGYLDEIPVAAVKKYESEFLAFMKKEYPDVGHTIKTKGALSDDLEAKLKDACVRFRGIFKP; via the coding sequence ATGGCTTTAAGGCCCGAAGAAGTGTCATCGGTCATCGCCAAAGAGATTGGCCAATACCAGAGCAAGCTTGAGATGGAGTCGGTGGGCACCGTGCTCCAGGTCGGCGACGGCATAGCCCGTGTCTGGGGACTCGAAGACGCCATGATGTCCGAACTGGTGACCTTCCCCGGCGACATCATGGGCTTGGTCCTCAATCTGGAAGAGGACAACGTCGGCTGCGCCATCTTCGGCTCCGACCGCCACATCAAGGAAGGCGACACCGTGCGCCGGACCGGACGGGTGGCTTCGGTGCCTGTCGGCGACGCGCTCATCGGCCGCGTGGTCAACCCGCTCGGCCAGCCGCTGGACAACAACGGCCCGATCGTGACCGACCAGTTCCGCAATCTCGAGGTCAATGCGCCCACCGTGATCGACCGTCAGCCGGTGAAAGAGCCGGTGCAGACCGGCCTGAAGGCGATCGACTCGATGATTCCGATCGGACGCGGCCAGCGCGAACTGATCATCGGCGACCGCCAGACCGGCAAGACCGCCGTCGCCGTCGACACCATCATCAATCAGCGCGACACCGATATCTTCTGCATCTACGTTGCCGTCGGCCAGAAGGCCTCCACCGTCGCGCAGGTGGTTGAGATCTTCCGCAAGCATGGCGCCATGGACTACACCACCGTGGTCGTCGCCTCGGCGACCGATCCGGCGCCGCTGCAGTTCATCGCCCCCTACGCCGGTGTGACCATGGGAGAGCACCTGATGGTGCAGGGCAAGCACGTGCTCTGCGTCTACGATGACCTCTCCAAGCACGCGGTCGCCTATCGCCAGTTGTCGCTGCTCCTGCGCCGCCCGCCGGGACGCGAGGCCTATCCGGGCGACGTCTTCTACCTGCATTCGCGCCTGCTGGAACGCGCGGCGAAGTTGTCCGATGAGAAGGGCGGGGGATCGCTCACCGCGCTGCCGATCATCGAGACCCAGGCCGGCGACGTGACCGCCTACATTCCGACCAACGTGATTTCGATCACCGACGGGCAGATTTTCCTCGAAAGTGACCTGTTCTACTCCGGTGTGCGCCCCGCGATCAACGTCGGTATCTCCGTGTCGCGCGTGGGCGGCAACGCCCAGACCAAAGCGATGAAGAAGGTGGCCGGTTCGCTGCGTCTCGATTTGGCGCAGTACCGCGCCCTGGCCGCCTTCGCGCAGTTCGGCTCCGATCTCGACGAAGTCACCCGCCGGCAGTTGACCCGCGGCGAACGCATGGTCGAATTGCTCAAGCAGGGGCAGTATGTTCCGATGCCGGTCGAGGATCAGGTGATCGTGATTTGGGCGGCGGGGAAGGGGTATCTCGACGAAATCCCCGTGGCCGCCGTGAAGAAGTACGAAAGCGAGTTTTTGGCCTTCATGAAGAAGGAGTACCCCGACGTCGGCCACACCATCAAGACCAAGGGTGCGTTGTCCGACGATTTGGAGGCCAAATTGAAAGATGCCTGCGTCAGGTTCCGCGGCATCTTCAAGCCGTAA
- the atpH gene encoding ATP synthase F1 subunit delta, giving the protein MEVRIARKYARALFALATRNRVEEAVWADLSALAEVLRADRRLLKVLAAPQIPDEDKRTLVRTVMAGAHESVLHFLLFVIDKGRTEHIPRIIDLYGAMLDESRGILEAEITSAVPLRDDEIRRIVARLEATTGKTIRHRDKIDPAILGGVVVIVGGEIIDHSVRHDLLRLRETLRALKVHQAA; this is encoded by the coding sequence ATGGAAGTCCGCATCGCCAGGAAATACGCCCGGGCCCTCTTCGCGCTGGCCACTCGCAACCGCGTGGAAGAGGCGGTCTGGGCCGACCTGTCGGCCCTGGCCGAGGTTCTGCGCGCCGACCGCCGCCTGCTCAAGGTGCTGGCCGCGCCGCAGATCCCCGACGAGGACAAGCGGACGCTGGTGCGCACCGTGATGGCCGGCGCCCACGAATCCGTGCTGCACTTTTTGCTCTTCGTCATCGACAAGGGACGCACCGAGCACATTCCCCGCATCATTGACCTGTACGGGGCCATGCTCGACGAGTCCCGCGGCATCCTCGAGGCCGAGATCACCAGCGCCGTGCCGCTGCGCGACGATGAAATCCGCCGCATCGTGGCCCGGCTCGAGGCAACCACCGGCAAGACCATCCGTCACCGCGACAAAATCGACCCCGCCATCCTGGGCGGCGTCGTCGTCATTGTCGGCGGCGAAATCATCGACCATTCCGTGCGTCACGATCTGCTGCGCCTGCGCGAGACGCTGCGGGCGCTGAAAGTGCATCAGGCCGCGTAA